Proteins encoded in a region of the Procambarus clarkii isolate CNS0578487 chromosome 28, FALCON_Pclarkii_2.0, whole genome shotgun sequence genome:
- the LOC138369516 gene encoding cuticle protein AMP1A-like yields the protein MKFVILAALAAVATAAPQGGYAAPAAPSRYSESSEEIPILRDDRIHEEDGRYNFDVETGNGIKLSQSGSPDGPEGAVVKSGSYSYTAPDGTPVHVKFVADENGYQPESDLLPVAPEFPHPIPQFVLDQIAKAAAEDAAAARSGPSASYGAPQ from the exons ATGAAGTTT GTGATTCTCGCCGCTCTGGCCGCCGTGGCCACCGCTGCCCCCCAGGGGGGTTACGCCGCCCCAGCCGCTCCTTCTCGCTACAGTGAGTCTAGCGAGGAAATCCCCATCCTGAGGGACGACCGTATCCACGAAGAGGATGGCAGGTACAACTTCGATGTCGAGACTGGCAATGGCATCAAGTTGTCCCAGTCTGGCTCTCCCGACGGTCCCGAAGGCGCTGTAGTCAAGTCCGGAAGCTATTC CTACACTGCTCCTGACGGCACACCCGTTCATGTGAAGTTCGTCGCTGACGAGAACGGCTACCAGCCCGAGTCTGACCTGCTGCCAGTGGCTCCTGAGTTCCCCCACCCAATCCCCCAGTTCGTGCTGGACCAGATTGCCAAGGCGGCCGCAGAAGACGCTGCTGCTGCACGCTCTGGTCCCTCTGCCAGCTATGGTGCTCCTCAGTAA
- the LOC138369517 gene encoding cuticle protein AMP1A-like codes for MKFVILAALAAVATAAPQGGYAAPAAPSRYSESSEEIPILRDDRIHEEDGRYNFDVETGNGIKLSQSGSPDGPEGAVVKSGSYSYTAPDGTPVHVKFVADENGYQPESDLLPVAPEFPHPIPQFVLDQIAKAAVEDAAAARSGPSASYGAPQ; via the exons ATGAAGTTT GTGATTCTCGCCGCTCTTGCCGCCGTGGCCACCGCTGCCCCCCAGGGGGGTTACGCCGCCCCAGCCGCTCCTTCTCGCTACAGTGAGTCTAGCGAGGAAATCCCCATCCTGAGGGACGACCGTATCCACGAAGAGGATGGCAGATACAACTTCGATGTCGAGACTGGCAATGGCATCAAGTTGTCCCAGTCTGGCTCTCCCGACGGTCCCGAAGGCGCTGTAGTCAAGTCCGGAAGCTATTC CTACACTGCTCCTGACGGCACACCCGTTCATGTGAAATTCGTCGCTGACGAGAACGGCTACCAGCCCGAGTCTGACCTGCTGCCAGTGGCTCCTGAGTTCCCCCACCCAATCCCCCAGTTCGTGCTGGACCAGATCGCCAAGGCTGCTGTGGAAGACGCTGCCGCTGCACGCTCTGGTCCCTCTGCCAGCTACGGTGCTCCTCAGTAA
- the LOC138369357 gene encoding uncharacterized protein, whose translation MGTALGQEHKWTRRPVAHNISAPQHQWPTTRVDHNTSGLPHEWTTTPVAYHTSGPQHQWPTTRVDHNTSGLPHEWTTTPVAYHTSGPQHQWPTTRVDHNTSGLPHEWTTTPVAYHTSGPQHQWPTTPVAYHTSGLPHQLTTTPVAYHTSSLPHQWTTTPVAYHTSGPQHQWPTTPVAYHTSGPQHQWPTTPVAYHTSGPQHQWPTTPVAYHTSGPQHQWPTTPVAYHTSSLPHQWPTTPVAYHTS comes from the coding sequence ATGGGAACAGCACTGGGGCAAGAACACAAATGGACCAGAAGACCAGTGGCCCACAACATCAGTGCCCCAcaacaccagtggcctaccacacGAGTGGACCAcaacaccagtggcctaccacacGAGTGGACCAcaacaccagtggcctaccacacGAGTGGACCAcaacaccagtggcctaccacacGAGTGGACCAcaacaccagtggcctaccacacGAGTGGACCAcaacaccagtggcctaccacacGAGTGGACCAcaacaccagtggcctaccacacGAGTGGACCAcaacaccagtggcctaccacacGAGTGGACCAcaacaccagtggcctaccacacGAGTGGACCAcaacaccagtggcctaccacaccagtggcctaccacaccagtggcctaccacacCAGTTGACCAcaacaccagtggcctaccacacCAGTAGCCTACCACACCAGTGGACCAcaacaccagtggcctaccacacCAGTGGACCAcaacaccagtggcctaccacacCAGTAGCCTACCACACCAGTGGACCAcaacaccagtggcctaccacacCAGTAGCCTACCACACCAGTGGACCAcaacaccagtggcctaccacacCAGTAGCCTACCACACCAGTGGACCAcaacaccagtggcctaccacacCAGTAGCCTACCACACCAGTAGCCTAccacaccagtggcctaccacaccagtggcctaccacacCAGTTGA
- the LOC138369356 gene encoding cuticle protein AMP1A-like — translation MKLFILAVLATVAAAAPQGYAAPQARYAGSSEEVPILKDDRIQEDDGRYNFDVETGNGIILSQSGSPGSEGAIIKAGQYSYTAPDGTPVVVKFVADENGFQPESNLLPVAPEFPHPIPQFVLDQIAFAAQEDAAAARGKSGPSASYGPPN, via the exons ATGAAGCTT tttattcTCGCCGTGCTGGCCACTGTGGCCGCCGCCGCCCCCCAGGGGTACGCCGCCCCCCAGGCACGCTACGCGGGCTCAAGCGAAGAGGTCCCTATTCTGAAGGACGATCGTATCCAGGAGGACGATGGGAGATACAATTTCGACGTGGAGACTGGTAACGGCATTATCCTGTCCCAGTCTGGTTCTCCGGGTTCCGAGGGCGCAATCATCAAGGCTGGACAATACTC CTACACTGCTCCTGACGGCACTCCCGTCGTTGTGAAGTTCGTCGCCGACGAGAACGGCTTCCAGCCAGAGTCTAACCTTCTGCCAGTGGCTCCTGAGTTCCCCCACCCAATCCCCCAGTTCGTGCTGGACCAAATCGCCTTCGCCGCGCAGGAGGACGCTGCCGCCGCTCGCGGCAAGTCGGGTCCCTCTGCCAGCTACGGTCCTCCTAATTAA